The following is a genomic window from Rutidosis leptorrhynchoides isolate AG116_Rl617_1_P2 chromosome 8, CSIRO_AGI_Rlap_v1, whole genome shotgun sequence.
CAAATCTGACTATCACTTTGTAAAACAATCATCATTGTTGAGACAAATTGAAACTGGGGCTAGATTTTAtggtattgatttttgtgaatctgATAATCCTCAATTTCTAAATTTGATCTTGCGTTTAACAAGTCCTCTATCTTTATACTGTTCTACTTCATTTAGTGTTTTAACAAGACTGATATTGGACTCTGTTTCTTGAGGGCAGATAGCTATGGACAAGAGCATAAAAGTAATTCGCAGGGAGCACCAACCATGCTTCAAAGTAATGGAGAAACCCTAGGGCAGGTCCCACAACTCGAACTTGTGGGCCACTCAGTTGTAAGCATCTTCCTCATGTTTGTATGTCGCTAGATTTTTTTCAGATTCATGGTTATCTTCAAAGTTCATGGTTGTGTTATTTTTCAGACATGTCCTCCAAATCCATATTGCGACCCATATTATGGTGGAATGATGGCAGCTTATGGTCAGCCTTTGGTAAGATACGCGTTTTTAATATATTAAATTCATATCAAACCATCTTTAGACGTTGCCTATATGTGTGTGTGATACCATACCTTAGCATGGATGGAGTATTTATTAAATGGTGATTGGATAATCCTCTTATTCTATTCAAGTGGTGTGACCAAGTTAGAAATTTTCAAAAAGGCAACTCGCACATCCCAACACCAATTTTATCCATGAATATATAAATGTTGTGGACCTGGACTTGAACCCATAACCTCATGATTATAGGGCACCTCGTTACCGCTAGGCCAATGACCCTTTGGTGGTTTGACCAAAGTTATGATTGTGTTTTTTTAGGTTCCTCCTCCGTTTCTCGATATGCACCAATCGAGGATGCCTTTACCCCTTGAAATGGCGCAAGAGCCTGTTTATGTGAATGCCAAACAATACCATGCCATATTACGGCGAAGACAATGTCGTGCAAAAGCCGAACTTGAAAAGAAGCTGATAAAAGATAGAAAGGTTGGATATATATAAACTTTTATATTAATTGTAATGTGCAATTCGAGTCTAGATCATTGGCGAATAACTTATACTGGCTTTTGGACTATTGTACAGCCCTATCTTCATGAATCTCGGCATCAACATGCAATGAGAAGGGTGAGAGGATCTGGTGGTCGTTTTGCAAAGAAGACTGAAGCTGGTTCTGTAAATAATGGAGATAAAGATAAGAACGCATCATCTCAATCTGTGAATTCGATAGGTGTTAAGCGTGTGCGATCAGAATCTGCTGAAAGTTTAGAAACACGAAATGGTGGATTGGTAAATTCTGTCAACGGTCGCACGTGTCAGGAAAATGGTGACAATTACATGACATCATCAGGTTCTTTAGGCCAGCAGTGGATAAATATGTCATCTAACCAGACTTCACAAAGGGCTGTTGCCATGAAGTGACACGGGATCTGGCCGGCAAATCATTCTTGGCTCTTGTTTAAGGAGGACGGAAAGGTAAATTTACCTATCGGTTTCCTCTTTGCTTTTACTTTCGGATTTACTTTTTCAAGATCAATGTTATGTATGTACAAAATATGGTTTCGGGGTTAGCAAAAATTGGTTGGTTTGTGTTTTCTTTTCTGAAAGTTCGATACTTGGAGGTGAATTTTCGAATTTAGGGTTTACTGGTATGTTAGTAGGAAGTTTACCCGCCTGTTATCTAACTTTGAGTTCTAATGGTTCCTGTTTACTTTTTTATGCATATCGTTGTAGCGTCTGTCGTATGTTATCTGTGTTTGATACTtcatgttcttatggttaagggCATACAACTACTTGACAATCAAACATAAGTTCGAAGAAGAATAAA
Proteins encoded in this region:
- the LOC139862237 gene encoding nuclear transcription factor Y subunit A-1-like, translating into MSSAAMRANSSGSSSPEQSVDRESESDEVLSEEEDNVSKDTLNAQSFRSDSYGQEHKSNSQGAPTMLQSNGETLGQVPQLELVGHSVTCPPNPYCDPYYGGMMAAYGQPLVPPPFLDMHQSRMPLPLEMAQEPVYVNAKQYHAILRRRQCRAKAELEKKLIKDRKPYLHESRHQHAMRRVRGSGGRFAKKTEAGSVNNGDKDKNASSQSVNSIGVKRVRSESAESLETRNGGLVNSVNGRTCQENGDNYMTSSGSLGQQWINMSSNQTSQRAVAMK